The Pithys albifrons albifrons isolate INPA30051 chromosome 13, PitAlb_v1, whole genome shotgun sequence genome has a segment encoding these proteins:
- the KIF7 gene encoding kinesin-like protein KIF7 isoform X3: MAAEGAAVRVAVRVRPLLPREALRGHRPCLRGDAATGEVTLGRRRFRFAAVLPEAAGQAAVYRACVQPLLRAFFRGFNATVFAYGQTGSGKTYTIGEASVASINEDEQGIIPRAMAETFRLIDENDLIDYTVRVSYLEVYKEEFRDLLQVDTASKDIQIREDDKGNIVLCGVKESEVEGLDEVLSLLEMGNTAKHTGATHINRQSSRSHTIFTVTMEQRRGAGRLPLHHRPPSVPAAGQVLVSKFHFVDLAGSERIVKTGNTGERLKESIQINCGLLALGNVISALGDPRRKTTYIPYRDSKITRILKDSLGGNAQTVMIACVSPSSSDFDESLNTLNYASRAQNIQNKAVVNCRKETEHIEELHLQIKNLQKALEQRQRSETRIINRSASAKRCVPDPTSRLLAECAHYRTCTDAAYRLLMELQEDSNLTVEQILRVKEWLCAVESERSELTSAGLDSGIESTSMEDQSTEAQDSKLAKAQVNTEKKCESVKDEQVAKLQRQVERLEEENRDFLAALEDAMEQYKLQSDKLQEQQDKISELHVRLEMAMPNLSVPGLLKNLHLVTASQRPHTAPLDAAPSHGLGGVPSGLLPEQSERALCRKLNSNLSFQEQEPAGWHTNHTQGLTGDPEVGDVVLRRELSQGSEKPSELSSGEEVEEWEWKRYLSQRRNGIQNWSKKEICMLNEKPSGGNAHSIQEEQLELSKEVCGKQEPLLGSREHLSGKDSEWRLVQAQQKIRELAINIRMKEELITELIKTGKDAQALNRQYSQKISELEQEAEQVRAELTESQKQLQELEGKEPWDPGEKRKLQEYCTRVAAAQSKAQVLCKKKQATERLVSLSAQSEKRVQELERNIQLMRRQQSQLQRRLREESEQKRRLETEVNKGQHRVKELELKHEQHQKILRIKTEEIAAFQRKRRSGSNGSVISLEQQQKIEEQKKWLDMEMDKVLEQRRALDELEDELRKREAIVAKKEALLQEKNGLESKRLRSTQALTDDIVRVSSRLEHLEKELTEKNGQLRHGSAHDQQQIRQEINSLRQEKDQLLKQRLELDNKLRQGTLLSPEEERILFQLDEAIEALDAAIEYKNESITCRQRVLRASASLLSQCEMNLMAKLSYLSSSETRALLCKYFDKVVTLREDQHRQHIAFSELEMQLEEQQQLVYWLEVAVERQRLEMDRQLTLQQKEHEQNMQLLLQQSREHMDEGLASSKLQYEARIQVLEKELSRYMWANQELNQRLSNMNLYPGQTKAGMERSIHGAGDRAAPVLGTCEESSLGEQPMPLAVAEESHRVRDESRDLVHAPLPSTWRRSSLPNDSSGDLRQRDVEHLLRAGQPHELQPPRSLAPVSKPRRELRRASLNMSPVPYHPAMIDVRKNPL; the protein is encoded by the exons ATGGCGGCGGAGGGAGCAGCGGTGCGGGTGGCGGTGCGGGTGCGGCCGTTGCTGCCCCGGGAGGCGCTGCGGGGGCACCGGCCCTGCCTGCGGGGCGATGCCGCCACCGGCGAGGTGACGCTGGGCCGCCGCCGGTTCCGCTTCGCCGCCGTGCTGCCCGAGGCGGCGGGGCAGGCGGCCGTGTACCGGGCCTGCGTCCAGCCGCTGCTCCGCGCCTTCTTCCGCGGCTTCAACGCCACCGTCTTCGCCTACGGGCAGACTGGCTCCGGCAAGACCTACACCATCGGGGAGGCCAGCGTCG CTTCCATCAATGAAGATGAGCAGGGCATCATCCCACGAGCTATGGCCGAGACCTTCAGGCTTATCGATGAGAATGACCTGATTGACTATACAGTGAGAGTGTCCTACCTGGAAGTGTACAAGGAGGAGTTTCGGGACTTGCTGCAGGTGGATACAGCCAGCAAAGACATCCAGATCCGGGAGGATGACAAGGGGAACATTG TGCTCTGCGGTGTGAAGGAGTCAGAAGTGGAAGGGCTGGACGAGGTGCTGAGCCTGTTGGAGATGGGGAACACAGCCAAGCACACAGGAGCTACCCACATCAACAGGCAGTCAAGCCGCTCGCACACCATCTTCACAGTGACCATGGAACAGCGGCGTGGAGCTGGACGCCTCCCTCTGCACCACCGCCcaccctctgtccctgctgctggccaggTCCTGGTTTCCAAGTTTCACTTTGTGGACCTGGCAGGCTCAGAGCGAATTGTGAAGACAGGAAACacaggggagaggctgaaggagagTATCCAGATCAACTGTGGCCTCCTGGCCCTGGGCAATGTCATCAGTGCCTTGGGAGATCCTCGGAGAAAGACCACCTACATCCCATACAGGGACTCCAAAATCACCAG GATCCTGAAAGATTCTCTGGGGGGTAATGCCCAGACTGTGATGATAGCCTGTGTCAGCCCATCCTCCTCTGATTTCGACGAGAGCCTCAACACGCTGAATTACGCCAGCCGGGCTCAGAACATCCAGAACAAGGCCGTGGTGAACTGCCGCAAGGAGACGGAGCACATCGAGGAGCTTCACCTGCAGATAAAGAATCTGCAGAAGGCACTGGAGCAGCGGCAGCGCTCCGAGACCCGCATCATCAACCGCTCAGCCAGTGCCAAGCGCTGTGTGCCCGACCCCACATCACGGCTGCTGGCCGAGTGTGCTCATTACCGCACCTGCACTGACGCTGCATACCGGCTGCTGATGGAGCTCCAGGAGGACAGTAACCTGACAGTGGAGCAGATCCTGCGGGTTAAGGAGTGGCTGTGTGCTGTGGAGAGCGAGAGGAGTGAGCTGACCTCAGCGGGGCTGGACAGCGGCATTGAAAGCACCTCCATGGaagaccagagcactgaggcACAAGACTCAAAGCTGGCAAAAGCCCAG GTGAACACCGAGAAGAAATGTGAGTCCGTAAAAGATGAGCAGGTGGCCAAACTGCAGAGGCAAGTGGAGCGCCTGGAGGAGGAGAACCGTGATTTCCTGGCTGCCCTGGAGGATGCCATGGAGCAGTATAAGCTGCAG AGTGACaaactgcaggagcagcaggataaGATCTCAGAGCTGCATGTGCGCTTGGAGATGGCAATGCCAAACCTGTCTGTGCCAGGACTGCTGAAAAACCTTCACCTGGTGACTGCCAGCCAGAGACCTCACACGGCCCCATTGGACGCAGCCCCATCCCATGGCCTTGGTGGTGTTCCTTCAGGGCTCCTTCCTGAGCAAAGTGAAAGAGCCCTTTGCAGGAAG CTCAACAGCAACTTGTCCTTCCAGGAGCAGGAGCCGGCAGGCTGGCACACGAACCACACACAGGGCCTGACTGGTGATCCTGAGGTTGGAGATGTGGTGCTAAGGAGGGAGCTCAGCCAGGGTTCAGAGAAGCCATCAGAGCTGTCCTCAggagaggaggtggaggagtgGGAATGGAAACGGTACCTGTCCCAGCGCCG AAACGGGATCCAAAACTGGAGCAAGAAAGAGATTTGCATGTTGAATGAGAAGCCAAGTGGAGGCAATGCCCACTCAAttcaggaggagcagctggagctgtcaAAAG AGGTCtgtgggaagcaggaaccaCTGCTTGGTTCCCGGGAGCACCTGTCAGGAAAGGACTCTGAGTGGAGGCTGGTGCAAGCACAGCAGAAGATCCGAGAGCTGGCCATCAACATCCGCATGAAGGAGGAGCTGATCACGGAGCTCATTAAGACAG GCAAGGATGCCCAGGCTCTGAACAGGCAGTACAGCCAGAAGATCAGCGAGTTGGAACAGGAAGCAGAGCAGGTTCGGGCAGAGCTGACCGAGAGCcagaagcagctccaggagctggagggcaAAGAACCGTGGGACCCTGGGGAGAAGCGCAAGCTGCAGGAGTACTGCACACGGGTGGCGGCCGCGCAGAGCAAGGCACAG GTCTTGTGCAAGAAGAAGCAGGCGACAGAGAGGCTGGTGTCACTCTCGGCCCAGAGCGAGAAGCGggtgcaggagctggagaggaacatCCAGCTGATGCGGcggcagcagagccagctgcaGCGGCGGCTGCGGGAGGAGAGTGAGCAGAAACGGCGGCTGGAGACAGAGGTGAACAAGGGACAGCACCGAGTCAAG gaactggaactgaaaCACGAACAGCACCAGAAAATCCTGCGCATCAAAACAGAGGAAATTGCAGCTTTCCAGAGGAAGCGGCGAAGCGGCAGCAATGGTTCCGTTatcagcctggagcagcagcag AAAATCGAGGAACAGAAGAAATGGCTGGACATGGAGATGGATAAAGTTCTCGAGCAGCGCCGAGCCCTGGATGAGCTGGAAGATGAGCTGAGGAAGCGGGAAGCTATCGTGGCCAAAAAGGAAGCCCTACTGCAGGAGAAGAATGGCCTAGAGAGCAAACGACTGCGCTCCACCCAG GCCCTGACAGATGATATAGTGCGAGTGTCCAGCCGCCTGGAGCACCTGGAGAAGGAACTGACTGAGAAGAATGGGCAGCTGCGTCACGGCAGCGCCCATGACCAGCAGCAGATCCGCCAGGAGATCAACAGCTTGCGCCAGGAGAAGGACCAGCTGCTCAAACAGAGGCTGGAGCTTGACAACAAGCTGCGTCAGGGCACCTTGCTGTCCCCAGAG GAAGAACGGATCTTATTCCAGCTGGATGAGGCAATTGAGGCTCTGGATGCAGCCATTGAGTACAAGAACGAGTCCATCACGTGCAGGCAGCGAGTCCTGCGGGCCTCAGCCAGCCTGCTGTCCCAGTGTGAGATGAACCtcatggccaagctcagctaCCTTTCCTCCTCTGAGACCCgagctctgctctgcaagtACTTTGACAAG GTGGTGACACTGCGAGAGGatcagcacaggcagcacattGCCTTCTCGGAGCTGGAGatgcagctggaggagcagcagcagctggtgtaCTGGCTGGAGGTGGCTGTGGAACGCCAGCGCCTAGAGATGGACCGgcagctcaccctgcagcagaAGGAGCATGAGCAGAACATGCAGTTACTGCTACAGCAGAGCCGTG AGCATATGGACGAGGGGCTGGCCAGCAGCAAGCTGCAGTATGAAGCAAGGATTCAGGTGCTGGAAAAAGAGCTGAGTCGTTACATGTGGGCAAACCAGGAGCTGAACCAGAGACTTAGTAACATGAACCTCTATCCTGGACAGACCAAAG cagggatggagagaagCATTCatggggctggggacagagctgcccctgtgCTTGGGACCTGTGAGGAATCCAGCCTTGGGGAGCAGCCCATGCCTCTTGCTGTTGCTGAAGAGAGCCATCGGGTTAGGGATGAGAGCAGGGACCTGGTGCACGCCCCTTTGCCTTCCACGTGGAGACGTTCATCCTTGCCCAATGACAGTTCCGGGGACCTTCggcagagggatgtggagcACTTGCTGAGGGCGGGGCAGCCCCATGAGCTGCAACCACCTCGGAGCCTCGCTCCTGTTTCCAAGCCCCGCCGGGAGCTGCGCAGAGCCAGCCTGAACATGAGCCCAGTGCCTTACCACCCAGCCATGATAGACGTGAGGAAAAACCCACTCTAG
- the KIF7 gene encoding kinesin-like protein KIF7 isoform X4 — protein sequence MAAEGAAVRVAVRVRPLLPREALRGHRPCLRGDAATGEVTLGRRRFRFAAVLPEAAGQAAVYRACVQPLLRAFFRGFNATVFAYGQTGSGKTYTIGEASVASINEDEQGIIPRAMAETFRLIDENDLIDYTVRVSYLEVYKEEFRDLLQVDTASKDIQIREDDKGNIVLCGVKESEVEGLDEVLSLLEMGNTAKHTGATHINRQSSRSHTIFTVTMEQRRGAGRLPLHHRPPSVPAAGQVLVSKFHFVDLAGSERIVKTGNTGERLKESIQINCGLLALGNVISALGDPRRKTTYIPYRDSKITRILKDSLGGNAQTVMIACVSPSSSDFDESLNTLNYASRAQNIQNKAVVNCRKETEHIEELHLQIKNLQKALEQRQRSETRIINRSASAKRCVPDPTSRLLAECAHYRTCTDAAYRLLMELQEDSNLTVEQILRVKEWLCAVESERSELTSAGLDSGIESTSMEDQSTEAQDSKLAKAQVNTEKKCESVKDEQVAKLQRQVERLEEENRDFLAALEDAMEQYKLQSDKLQEQQDKISELHVRLEMAMPNLSVPGLLKNLHLVTASQRPHTAPLDAAPSHGLGGVPSGLLPEQSERALCRKEQEPAGWHTNHTQGLTGDPEVGDVVLRRELSQGSEKPSELSSGEEVEEWEWKRYLSQRRNGIQNWSKKEICMLNEKPSGGNAHSIQEEQLELSKEVCGKQEPLLGSREHLSGKDSEWRLVQAQQKIRELAINIRMKEELITELIKTGKDAQALNRQYSQKISELEQEAEQVRAELTESQKQLQELEGKEPWDPGEKRKLQEYCTRVAAAQSKAQVLCKKKQATERLVSLSAQSEKRVQELERNIQLMRRQQSQLQRRLREESEQKRRLETEVNKGQHRVKELELKHEQHQKILRIKTEEIAAFQRKRRSGSNGSVISLEQQQKIEEQKKWLDMEMDKVLEQRRALDELEDELRKREAIVAKKEALLQEKNGLESKRLRSTQALTDDIVRVSSRLEHLEKELTEKNGQLRHGSAHDQQQIRQEINSLRQEKDQLLKQRLELDNKLRQGTLLSPEEERILFQLDEAIEALDAAIEYKNESITCRQRVLRASASLLSQCEMNLMAKLSYLSSSETRALLCKYFDKVVTLREDQHRQHIAFSELEMQLEEQQQLVYWLEVAVERQRLEMDRQLTLQQKEHEQNMQLLLQQSREHMDEGLASSKLQYEARIQVLEKELSRYMWANQELNQRLSNMNLYPGQTKAGMERSIHGAGDRAAPVLGTCEESSLGEQPMPLAVAEESHRVRDESRDLVHAPLPSTWRRSSLPNDSSGDLRQRDVEHLLRAGQPHELQPPRSLAPVSKPRRELRRASLNMSPVPYHPAMIDVRKNPL from the exons ATGGCGGCGGAGGGAGCAGCGGTGCGGGTGGCGGTGCGGGTGCGGCCGTTGCTGCCCCGGGAGGCGCTGCGGGGGCACCGGCCCTGCCTGCGGGGCGATGCCGCCACCGGCGAGGTGACGCTGGGCCGCCGCCGGTTCCGCTTCGCCGCCGTGCTGCCCGAGGCGGCGGGGCAGGCGGCCGTGTACCGGGCCTGCGTCCAGCCGCTGCTCCGCGCCTTCTTCCGCGGCTTCAACGCCACCGTCTTCGCCTACGGGCAGACTGGCTCCGGCAAGACCTACACCATCGGGGAGGCCAGCGTCG CTTCCATCAATGAAGATGAGCAGGGCATCATCCCACGAGCTATGGCCGAGACCTTCAGGCTTATCGATGAGAATGACCTGATTGACTATACAGTGAGAGTGTCCTACCTGGAAGTGTACAAGGAGGAGTTTCGGGACTTGCTGCAGGTGGATACAGCCAGCAAAGACATCCAGATCCGGGAGGATGACAAGGGGAACATTG TGCTCTGCGGTGTGAAGGAGTCAGAAGTGGAAGGGCTGGACGAGGTGCTGAGCCTGTTGGAGATGGGGAACACAGCCAAGCACACAGGAGCTACCCACATCAACAGGCAGTCAAGCCGCTCGCACACCATCTTCACAGTGACCATGGAACAGCGGCGTGGAGCTGGACGCCTCCCTCTGCACCACCGCCcaccctctgtccctgctgctggccaggTCCTGGTTTCCAAGTTTCACTTTGTGGACCTGGCAGGCTCAGAGCGAATTGTGAAGACAGGAAACacaggggagaggctgaaggagagTATCCAGATCAACTGTGGCCTCCTGGCCCTGGGCAATGTCATCAGTGCCTTGGGAGATCCTCGGAGAAAGACCACCTACATCCCATACAGGGACTCCAAAATCACCAG GATCCTGAAAGATTCTCTGGGGGGTAATGCCCAGACTGTGATGATAGCCTGTGTCAGCCCATCCTCCTCTGATTTCGACGAGAGCCTCAACACGCTGAATTACGCCAGCCGGGCTCAGAACATCCAGAACAAGGCCGTGGTGAACTGCCGCAAGGAGACGGAGCACATCGAGGAGCTTCACCTGCAGATAAAGAATCTGCAGAAGGCACTGGAGCAGCGGCAGCGCTCCGAGACCCGCATCATCAACCGCTCAGCCAGTGCCAAGCGCTGTGTGCCCGACCCCACATCACGGCTGCTGGCCGAGTGTGCTCATTACCGCACCTGCACTGACGCTGCATACCGGCTGCTGATGGAGCTCCAGGAGGACAGTAACCTGACAGTGGAGCAGATCCTGCGGGTTAAGGAGTGGCTGTGTGCTGTGGAGAGCGAGAGGAGTGAGCTGACCTCAGCGGGGCTGGACAGCGGCATTGAAAGCACCTCCATGGaagaccagagcactgaggcACAAGACTCAAAGCTGGCAAAAGCCCAG GTGAACACCGAGAAGAAATGTGAGTCCGTAAAAGATGAGCAGGTGGCCAAACTGCAGAGGCAAGTGGAGCGCCTGGAGGAGGAGAACCGTGATTTCCTGGCTGCCCTGGAGGATGCCATGGAGCAGTATAAGCTGCAG AGTGACaaactgcaggagcagcaggataaGATCTCAGAGCTGCATGTGCGCTTGGAGATGGCAATGCCAAACCTGTCTGTGCCAGGACTGCTGAAAAACCTTCACCTGGTGACTGCCAGCCAGAGACCTCACACGGCCCCATTGGACGCAGCCCCATCCCATGGCCTTGGTGGTGTTCCTTCAGGGCTCCTTCCTGAGCAAAGTGAAAGAGCCCTTTGCAGGAAG GAGCAGGAGCCGGCAGGCTGGCACACGAACCACACACAGGGCCTGACTGGTGATCCTGAGGTTGGAGATGTGGTGCTAAGGAGGGAGCTCAGCCAGGGTTCAGAGAAGCCATCAGAGCTGTCCTCAggagaggaggtggaggagtgGGAATGGAAACGGTACCTGTCCCAGCGCCG AAACGGGATCCAAAACTGGAGCAAGAAAGAGATTTGCATGTTGAATGAGAAGCCAAGTGGAGGCAATGCCCACTCAAttcaggaggagcagctggagctgtcaAAAG AGGTCtgtgggaagcaggaaccaCTGCTTGGTTCCCGGGAGCACCTGTCAGGAAAGGACTCTGAGTGGAGGCTGGTGCAAGCACAGCAGAAGATCCGAGAGCTGGCCATCAACATCCGCATGAAGGAGGAGCTGATCACGGAGCTCATTAAGACAG GCAAGGATGCCCAGGCTCTGAACAGGCAGTACAGCCAGAAGATCAGCGAGTTGGAACAGGAAGCAGAGCAGGTTCGGGCAGAGCTGACCGAGAGCcagaagcagctccaggagctggagggcaAAGAACCGTGGGACCCTGGGGAGAAGCGCAAGCTGCAGGAGTACTGCACACGGGTGGCGGCCGCGCAGAGCAAGGCACAG GTCTTGTGCAAGAAGAAGCAGGCGACAGAGAGGCTGGTGTCACTCTCGGCCCAGAGCGAGAAGCGggtgcaggagctggagaggaacatCCAGCTGATGCGGcggcagcagagccagctgcaGCGGCGGCTGCGGGAGGAGAGTGAGCAGAAACGGCGGCTGGAGACAGAGGTGAACAAGGGACAGCACCGAGTCAAG gaactggaactgaaaCACGAACAGCACCAGAAAATCCTGCGCATCAAAACAGAGGAAATTGCAGCTTTCCAGAGGAAGCGGCGAAGCGGCAGCAATGGTTCCGTTatcagcctggagcagcagcag AAAATCGAGGAACAGAAGAAATGGCTGGACATGGAGATGGATAAAGTTCTCGAGCAGCGCCGAGCCCTGGATGAGCTGGAAGATGAGCTGAGGAAGCGGGAAGCTATCGTGGCCAAAAAGGAAGCCCTACTGCAGGAGAAGAATGGCCTAGAGAGCAAACGACTGCGCTCCACCCAG GCCCTGACAGATGATATAGTGCGAGTGTCCAGCCGCCTGGAGCACCTGGAGAAGGAACTGACTGAGAAGAATGGGCAGCTGCGTCACGGCAGCGCCCATGACCAGCAGCAGATCCGCCAGGAGATCAACAGCTTGCGCCAGGAGAAGGACCAGCTGCTCAAACAGAGGCTGGAGCTTGACAACAAGCTGCGTCAGGGCACCTTGCTGTCCCCAGAG GAAGAACGGATCTTATTCCAGCTGGATGAGGCAATTGAGGCTCTGGATGCAGCCATTGAGTACAAGAACGAGTCCATCACGTGCAGGCAGCGAGTCCTGCGGGCCTCAGCCAGCCTGCTGTCCCAGTGTGAGATGAACCtcatggccaagctcagctaCCTTTCCTCCTCTGAGACCCgagctctgctctgcaagtACTTTGACAAG GTGGTGACACTGCGAGAGGatcagcacaggcagcacattGCCTTCTCGGAGCTGGAGatgcagctggaggagcagcagcagctggtgtaCTGGCTGGAGGTGGCTGTGGAACGCCAGCGCCTAGAGATGGACCGgcagctcaccctgcagcagaAGGAGCATGAGCAGAACATGCAGTTACTGCTACAGCAGAGCCGTG AGCATATGGACGAGGGGCTGGCCAGCAGCAAGCTGCAGTATGAAGCAAGGATTCAGGTGCTGGAAAAAGAGCTGAGTCGTTACATGTGGGCAAACCAGGAGCTGAACCAGAGACTTAGTAACATGAACCTCTATCCTGGACAGACCAAAG cagggatggagagaagCATTCatggggctggggacagagctgcccctgtgCTTGGGACCTGTGAGGAATCCAGCCTTGGGGAGCAGCCCATGCCTCTTGCTGTTGCTGAAGAGAGCCATCGGGTTAGGGATGAGAGCAGGGACCTGGTGCACGCCCCTTTGCCTTCCACGTGGAGACGTTCATCCTTGCCCAATGACAGTTCCGGGGACCTTCggcagagggatgtggagcACTTGCTGAGGGCGGGGCAGCCCCATGAGCTGCAACCACCTCGGAGCCTCGCTCCTGTTTCCAAGCCCCGCCGGGAGCTGCGCAGAGCCAGCCTGAACATGAGCCCAGTGCCTTACCACCCAGCCATGATAGACGTGAGGAAAAACCCACTCTAG